A window of the Brassica napus cultivar Da-Ae chromosome C5, Da-Ae, whole genome shotgun sequence genome harbors these coding sequences:
- the LOC106347282 gene encoding dehydrin ERD10-like, with product MAEEYKNASEEFKNVPEHESTPKVATTEEPSATTGEVKDRGLFDFLGKKEEVKPQETTTLESEFEHKAQVSEPPAFVAKHEEEEEREHKPTLLEKLHHKHEEEEEENKPSLLQKLHRSNSSSSSSDEEGEDGEKRKKEKKKIAEEDEKTKEDRKGVMEQIREKFPHGTKTEDDTPVIATLPVKEETVEHPEEKKRLMEKIKEKLPGHSEKPEDSQVVDTAAAVPVTEKTAEHPEEKKGLMGKIKEKLPGYHAKSTEEEEKKKEKESDDLEG from the exons ATGGCTGAAGAGTACAAGAACGCTTCGGAGGAGTTCAAGAACGTCCCTGAACACGAGTCGACCCCAAAGGTTGCCACCACGGAGGAACCATCTGCGACGACGGGAGAGGTTAAGGATCGTGGACTGTTTGACTTCTTGGGGAAAAAAGAGGAAGTGAAACCTCAAGAGACGACGACACTTGAGTCAGAGTTTGAGCACAAGGCTCAGGTCTCGGAACCGCCGGCGTTTGTGGCGAAGcacgaagaagaggaagagagggaGCATAAGCCTACTCTCCTCGAGAAGCTTCACCATAAgcacgaggaagaagaagaagagaacaaacCTAGTCTCCTCCAGAAGCTTCACCGATCCAATAGCTCTTCCTCT TCAAgcgatgaagaaggagaagatggtgagaagaggaagaaggagaagaagaagatcgctgaagaagatgagaaaaCAAAGGAAGATAGAAAAGGGGTAATGGAGCAGATCAGGGAGAAGTTTCCACACGGAACAAAGACAGAGGATGACACTCCAGTCATCGCCACCCTGCCGGTGAAGGAGGAAACGGTAGAGCATCCGGAGGAGAAGAAAAGACTGATGGAGAAGATCAAGGAGAAGCTTCCAGGTCACAGCGAGAAACCAGAGGATTCTCAAGTGGTCGACACGGCGGCTGCAGTACCAGTGACGGAGAAAACGGCGGAGCATCCGGAAGAGAAGAAAGGACTGATGGGGAAGATCAAAGAGAAGCTCCCAGGTTATCACGCCAAGAGCACtgaagaggaggagaagaagaaagaaaaggagTCCGATGATTTAGAAGGATGA